A DNA window from Bradyrhizobium barranii subsp. barranii contains the following coding sequences:
- a CDS encoding AraC family transcriptional regulator, with amino-acid sequence MFFDALAPSSALQLIRFSDVDAFRPAESMEDARSIPLDVANFAAARAIVNLPGCRIIVARSFARILDTAYRAPGGMVILPMTDDLRASSSGIELDSRVFIALRGNHHCHFVEHQTNYHALIMFSPALRDRGWFDRADALWVRIADPVAHLYARQLVLDILRTASVEPHMFETTEVAAHLQEGLLLAFDDLFQIDPLSDRTAPNAGARSARLVQQIDDYVSAYPTAPIYTANLAGELGVSVRTLGGAVSKVRGMSLHQYIRLKRLWATRSRLLKGGGATVATCARAQGFHHLGEFAAAYRATFHEAPSDTLARARHTCRSAS; translated from the coding sequence ATGTTCTTCGACGCTCTCGCCCCCTCCTCCGCCCTCCAGTTGATCCGGTTTTCCGACGTCGACGCGTTTCGGCCGGCCGAGTCGATGGAAGACGCCCGCAGCATTCCGCTCGACGTCGCCAACTTCGCTGCGGCGCGTGCGATCGTGAACCTCCCGGGGTGCCGGATCATCGTGGCGAGGTCGTTTGCGCGGATCCTCGATACCGCCTATCGCGCACCGGGCGGCATGGTGATCCTGCCGATGACCGACGATCTGCGGGCCAGCTCGAGCGGGATCGAACTCGACTCGCGCGTTTTCATCGCCTTGCGCGGCAATCATCATTGTCATTTCGTCGAGCATCAGACCAATTACCACGCGCTGATCATGTTCTCCCCCGCGCTCAGGGATCGCGGCTGGTTCGATCGCGCCGATGCATTGTGGGTTCGCATCGCGGACCCCGTGGCGCATCTCTACGCGCGTCAGCTTGTTCTCGACATCCTGCGGACCGCGTCCGTAGAGCCGCACATGTTCGAAACCACCGAGGTCGCCGCGCATCTCCAGGAGGGTCTGCTGCTCGCCTTCGACGACCTGTTTCAAATCGACCCGTTGTCTGATCGCACCGCCCCGAATGCCGGCGCGCGATCAGCCAGGCTCGTGCAACAGATCGACGATTACGTCTCGGCCTATCCGACCGCTCCGATCTATACGGCCAATCTCGCCGGCGAGTTGGGTGTTTCGGTCCGAACGCTCGGCGGCGCGGTGAGCAAGGTGCGCGGCATGAGCCTGCATCAGTACATCCGCCTGAAGCGGCTGTGGGCCACACGCTCGCGGCTCCTGAAGGGCGGCGGCGCGACGGTCGCCACGTGCGCACGCGCCCAGGGATTTCATCACCTCGGCGAGTTTGCCGCGGCCTACCGCGCGACCTTCCACGAGGCGCCCTCCGACACGCTGGCACGGGCCCGGCACACCTGCCGTTCCGCAAGCTGA
- a CDS encoding IS630-like element ISRj1 family transposase has product MIPEAREVHLSRKDRKVLEACCRSPVTLQRDLKRARIVLLAADGRSTRSIAKEVGVQPRIVSLWRHRYADHGLEGLQDKPRPGKQPIYTKTTDKRILKLLDKPPPQGFARWTGPLLAEALGDVDVQYVWRFLRSHKIDLVARKSWCESNDPNFTAKAADVVGLYVAPPAKAIVLCVDEKPSIQALERAQGYLKLPNGRALTGQSHDYKRHGTTTLFAALEVATGKIIATHSKRRRRVEFLDFMNSVTAAFPNRKLHVILDNLNTHKKNEDWLKAHPNVQFHFTPTSASWLNQVEVWFSILQGQSLSGTSFTSLKQLQEHIDAYVNAYNDRAEPFVWTKKKVRQRRFKGRRITQL; this is encoded by the coding sequence ATGATACCCGAAGCAAGAGAAGTCCACCTTTCGAGGAAAGATCGCAAGGTGCTTGAGGCGTGCTGTCGCTCACCGGTGACGTTGCAGCGCGATTTGAAGCGGGCGCGGATAGTTCTGTTGGCGGCGGATGGGCGCAGCACCCGGTCGATCGCCAAGGAAGTTGGGGTCCAGCCGCGGATTGTCAGCCTTTGGCGGCATCGCTATGCCGACCATGGCCTTGAAGGGCTGCAAGACAAGCCGCGGCCTGGCAAGCAGCCGATCTATACGAAGACGACCGACAAGCGGATTCTGAAGCTGCTGGATAAGCCGCCACCGCAAGGGTTTGCGCGCTGGACCGGCCCCCTGCTGGCCGAGGCGCTGGGCGATGTCGATGTCCAATATGTCTGGCGGTTCCTGCGCAGCCACAAGATTGACCTGGTGGCTCGCAAGTCCTGGTGCGAGAGCAACGACCCGAACTTTACGGCCAAAGCCGCCGATGTTGTCGGCCTCTATGTCGCGCCGCCGGCGAAGGCCATTGTGCTGTGCGTGGACGAGAAGCCCTCGATCCAGGCTTTGGAGCGAGCGCAGGGTTATCTGAAGTTGCCCAATGGCCGCGCCTTGACCGGCCAAAGCCACGATTACAAGCGGCATGGCACCACAACATTGTTTGCGGCGCTCGAAGTCGCCACCGGAAAGATCATCGCGACCCATTCAAAACGCCGGCGCCGCGTCGAGTTTCTCGATTTCATGAACAGCGTCACCGCGGCTTTTCCGAACCGCAAGCTTCACGTCATCCTCGACAACCTCAACACCCATAAAAAGAACGAGGACTGGCTCAAGGCCCACCCCAACGTGCAATTTCATTTCACGCCGACAAGTGCGTCATGGCTCAATCAGGTCGAAGTATGGTTTTCCATCTTGCAGGGGCAGTCGCTCAGCGGCACCTCCTTCACGAGCCTCAAGCAGCTTCAGGAACACATCGATGCCTACGTCAACGCATACAACGACAGAGCCGAACCCTTCGTCTGGACCAAGAAAAAGGTCCGTCAACGCCGTTTCAAGGGCCGCCGTATCACTCAGCTCTGA
- a CDS encoding DMT family transporter: MNHNQEALTARAAPILFVVLWSTGFIGTKYIINNADPLTYLAIRMAIVVGLMAIIVAIARPKWPDRVDVAHSAVAGILVHGFYLGGTAIAIAHSIPAGLSALIPGLQPILTSTIANRWLGERVTPVQWAGLVLGLGGVALILHGRPMTGEAGLGWLASVVSLISITLGTLYQRRYCNHIDWRAGNLVQYIAVTVFFTVGAFLFEDRVVHWTREFVLALAWLAVALSIGSIGLLYWLIRHAAATSVASLFYLVPAVTALMAYLLFGEKLDALAIAGMAMCAAAVFVVNRRF; the protein is encoded by the coding sequence ATGAACCATAATCAAGAAGCCCTGACCGCCCGCGCCGCGCCGATCCTGTTCGTCGTGCTCTGGAGCACCGGATTCATCGGCACCAAATACATCATCAACAACGCCGATCCCTTGACCTATCTCGCCATTCGCATGGCGATCGTGGTCGGCCTGATGGCGATCATCGTGGCGATCGCGCGACCGAAATGGCCGGACCGCGTCGACGTCGCGCATAGCGCCGTTGCCGGCATTCTCGTCCACGGCTTCTATCTCGGCGGCACGGCCATTGCGATCGCGCATTCGATCCCGGCCGGACTCTCGGCGTTGATTCCGGGCCTTCAACCGATCCTGACCTCGACCATCGCCAACCGCTGGCTCGGCGAACGCGTGACGCCGGTGCAATGGGCGGGGCTGGTGCTTGGCCTCGGCGGTGTAGCGCTGATCCTGCACGGCCGTCCGATGACCGGCGAGGCGGGGCTCGGCTGGCTCGCCTCGGTGGTGTCGTTGATCAGCATCACGCTCGGCACGCTCTATCAGCGCCGCTACTGCAACCACATCGACTGGCGCGCCGGCAATCTCGTGCAATATATCGCCGTCACCGTCTTCTTCACGGTCGGCGCCTTCCTGTTCGAGGACCGCGTGGTGCACTGGACGCGGGAGTTCGTGCTCGCACTTGCCTGGCTTGCCGTGGCGCTCTCGATCGGATCGATCGGGCTGTTGTACTGGCTGATCCGCCACGCTGCCGCGACCTCGGTTGCGAGCCTGTTCTACCTGGTGCCCGCCGTCACGGCGCTGATGGCCTATCTGCTGTTCGGGGAGAAGCTCGATGCGCTGGCGATTGCCGGCATGGCGATGTGCGCGGCGGCGGTGTTCGTCGTCAATCGGCGTTTCTAG
- a CDS encoding dihydrodipicolinate synthase family protein, whose product MKLTADAKGTFAIAPTPFHDDGRIDERSIDRLTDFYEEVGCDGVTVLGILGEAPKLDAAEAEQVAVRFVKRAKKMQVIVGVSAPGFATMRSLAKASMDAGAAGVMIAPPPSLRTDDQIVGYYKQAAEAIGPDVPWVLQDYPLTLSVIFTPAVIRKIVTDNPNCVMLKHEDWPGLEKISTLRSFQKDGSLRPLSILCGNGGLFLDFEMERGADGAMTGYAFPELLIDVVRLSKEGKRDAAHDLFDAHLPLIRYEQQPGAGLAVRKHVLQKRGIISSSAQRKPGATITPAAKAEVDYLLSRVARVDKRANLGPQSSAAG is encoded by the coding sequence ATGAAACTGACCGCCGACGCCAAGGGCACCTTCGCAATCGCGCCGACACCGTTCCACGATGACGGCCGGATCGACGAGCGCTCGATCGACCGCCTGACCGATTTCTACGAGGAGGTCGGCTGCGACGGCGTCACGGTGCTGGGCATCCTCGGCGAGGCGCCGAAGCTCGATGCCGCGGAGGCCGAGCAGGTGGCGGTGCGCTTCGTCAAGCGCGCCAAGAAGATGCAGGTGATCGTCGGCGTCTCCGCGCCGGGCTTTGCCACCATGCGCTCGCTGGCGAAGGCCTCGATGGATGCCGGCGCGGCCGGCGTGATGATCGCGCCGCCGCCGTCGCTCCGTACCGACGACCAGATCGTCGGCTACTATAAGCAGGCGGCCGAGGCGATCGGGCCCGATGTGCCCTGGGTGCTGCAGGATTATCCGCTGACGCTCTCGGTGATCTTCACCCCTGCGGTGATCCGCAAGATCGTCACCGACAATCCGAATTGCGTGATGCTCAAGCACGAGGACTGGCCGGGTTTGGAAAAGATCTCGACGCTGCGCAGCTTCCAGAAGGACGGCTCGCTCCGTCCGCTCTCGATCCTCTGCGGCAATGGCGGACTCTTTTTGGACTTCGAGATGGAGCGCGGCGCCGACGGCGCCATGACCGGCTACGCTTTCCCGGAGCTCCTGATCGACGTCGTGCGCCTCTCGAAGGAGGGCAAGCGTGACGCTGCGCATGATCTGTTCGACGCGCATCTGCCGCTGATCCGCTACGAGCAGCAGCCAGGCGCAGGTCTGGCGGTGCGCAAGCACGTGCTGCAGAAGCGCGGCATCATCTCTTCCAGCGCCCAGCGCAAGCCGGGCGCGACCATCACGCCGGCGGCGAAGGCGGAGGTCGATTACCTCCTGTCGCGCGTCGCCCGCGTCGACAAGCGCGCCAATCTTGGCCCGCAATCCAGCGCCGCAGGTTAG
- a CDS encoding PAS domain S-box protein, whose translation MSAELTPTPEKKRTFSLSIGQLTFGSFLLVLAVIIVTSTASVIAIRHIDTTFAELQRLQSVGDLAEDIDRRMNELRLAARDFVTDPGAGTQFKQVGEAASTLNDILRKTRIELAPEQQDMIDGVTERLATYRNGLERISTLIDRRAQLLAGLPPLRDRFDVAVGAAADRELASRLSESQSRIALGLLARNPSAAEQAAQGMRAMDIADARLKTAVNDYAEAIIAVAVRERQIADIDREVLGTEGRLIGRVTELLREVSARRGHVLSRDFARTLTEARWQSIVFGTIGVLIGILAAGFVVRRTVRPLAKIARSIRALAAGEKDTSIPSADLDNEIGDIARAAEVFRRALEEADTAREAAVRALTEQRLAEESYRKLFEGSVDGIYVTTPAGDLLNANPALARMMGYDSPQQLIDSINDIAHTIYVHPEARAEYQRLMARDGIVREFEYQVRQRSGNILWLSDSATGVQDEAGNIVRYEGTLRDITDQKRAEDAIAEGRRLLQQVIDTVPAVINVKDRELRYVLMNRYMAGIFGIEPADALGRTTADLMSRYGAAKTDENDKRVLRLRKGLGFYEEEYKDASGNMRQWLVNKLPLLDADGEIERIVTVALDIGERKRGEQEMRKAKESAETALRNLRETQASLIEAEKLAALGRLVAGVAHEVNNPVGISLTVASALERKTAMFTSEVERGELRRSTLNDFLNTSRDASSQLVSNLNRAAELIQSFKQVAADRNYSDQRSFDLGDLTEQVVMSLRPGLRKHNLTLNVECQPSLTMNSYPGPYGQVLTNLFLNSVAHAFPDGRPGIIDIQVRESGKDNVEIIFSDNGCGMSLDVRRRAFDPFFTTRRDQGGTGLGLHIVYSIVTNRLGGRLDLDSEPGEGTRIQIILPRTAPLEQAAE comes from the coding sequence ATGTCCGCCGAATTGACGCCGACCCCTGAGAAAAAGCGAACATTCTCGCTCTCCATCGGCCAGCTCACCTTCGGCAGCTTCCTCCTGGTGCTGGCGGTGATCATCGTCACCTCGACCGCGAGCGTGATCGCGATCCGGCACATCGATACGACCTTCGCTGAGTTGCAGCGGCTCCAGAGCGTCGGCGACCTCGCCGAGGACATCGACCGCCGCATGAACGAGCTGCGGCTTGCGGCGCGCGATTTCGTCACCGATCCCGGCGCCGGCACCCAGTTCAAGCAGGTCGGCGAGGCGGCCTCGACACTGAACGACATCCTGAGGAAGACCCGCATCGAGCTCGCGCCCGAGCAGCAGGACATGATCGACGGGGTCACGGAGCGCCTTGCGACCTATCGCAATGGCCTCGAGCGGATCTCGACCCTGATCGACCGCCGCGCCCAGCTGCTCGCCGGCCTGCCGCCGCTGCGCGACCGGTTCGACGTGGCCGTCGGAGCCGCGGCGGACCGCGAGCTCGCCTCCCGCCTGTCGGAATCGCAGAGCCGGATCGCACTCGGGCTGCTCGCGCGCAACCCGTCCGCCGCCGAGCAGGCCGCACAGGGGATGCGGGCGATGGACATCGCGGACGCCAGGCTGAAGACGGCCGTGAACGACTATGCCGAGGCCATCATCGCGGTGGCGGTCCGGGAGCGGCAGATCGCCGATATCGACCGGGAGGTGCTGGGCACCGAGGGCCGCCTGATCGGCCGCGTCACGGAACTGCTGCGCGAGGTCAGCGCCCGGCGCGGTCACGTGCTGTCGCGCGATTTCGCCCGTACGCTGACTGAGGCACGGTGGCAGAGCATCGTGTTCGGCACCATCGGCGTCTTGATCGGCATTCTTGCGGCGGGCTTCGTGGTGCGGCGGACCGTCCGGCCGCTTGCGAAGATCGCGAGATCCATCCGCGCGCTCGCAGCGGGCGAGAAGGACACCTCGATCCCGTCGGCCGACCTCGACAACGAGATCGGCGACATCGCGCGCGCGGCCGAAGTGTTCCGCCGCGCGCTGGAGGAGGCCGACACGGCGCGCGAGGCGGCGGTGCGGGCGCTCACCGAGCAGCGCCTTGCCGAAGAGAGCTACCGCAAGCTGTTCGAGGGCTCGGTCGACGGCATCTACGTCACGACGCCGGCCGGCGATCTCCTCAACGCCAATCCGGCGCTGGCGCGGATGATGGGCTATGACAGCCCGCAGCAGCTCATCGACAGCATCAACGACATCGCCCACACCATCTACGTCCACCCCGAGGCGCGCGCCGAATACCAGCGGCTGATGGCGCGCGACGGCATCGTGCGCGAGTTCGAGTACCAGGTGCGCCAGCGCAGCGGCAACATCCTGTGGCTTTCCGACAGCGCCACGGGCGTGCAGGACGAGGCGGGCAACATCGTCCGCTACGAGGGCACGCTGCGCGACATCACCGACCAGAAGCGGGCGGAAGACGCCATCGCCGAAGGACGGCGCCTGCTCCAGCAAGTCATCGACACCGTGCCCGCGGTCATCAACGTCAAGGACCGCGAGCTGCGCTACGTGCTGATGAACCGCTACATGGCCGGCATCTTCGGCATCGAGCCCGCCGATGCGCTCGGCCGCACCACCGCGGATCTGATGTCGCGCTACGGCGCAGCCAAGACCGACGAGAACGACAAGCGGGTGCTCAGGCTTCGAAAAGGTCTCGGCTTCTACGAAGAGGAGTACAAGGACGCCTCCGGCAACATGCGGCAATGGCTGGTCAACAAGTTGCCGCTGCTCGATGCCGACGGCGAGATCGAGCGGATCGTCACCGTGGCGCTCGACATCGGCGAGCGCAAGCGCGGCGAGCAGGAGATGCGCAAAGCCAAGGAATCTGCCGAGACCGCGTTGCGAAACCTGCGCGAGACCCAGGCCTCGCTGATCGAGGCGGAGAAGCTCGCCGCGCTCGGACGGCTCGTCGCCGGCGTCGCCCACGAGGTCAACAATCCCGTCGGTATCAGCCTCACGGTCGCATCCGCGCTGGAGCGCAAGACCGCGATGTTCACCTCCGAAGTCGAGCGCGGCGAGCTCCGTCGCTCCACGCTCAACGACTTCCTCAACACCAGCCGCGATGCGTCCTCGCAGCTCGTCTCGAATCTGAACCGCGCGGCCGAGCTGATCCAGTCGTTCAAGCAGGTCGCGGCCGACCGCAACTACTCGGACCAGCGCAGCTTCGATCTCGGCGACCTCACCGAGCAGGTGGTGATGAGCCTGCGGCCCGGCTTGCGCAAACACAATCTGACGCTCAACGTCGAGTGCCAGCCGAGCCTGACCATGAACAGCTATCCCGGCCCATATGGCCAGGTGCTGACCAATCTGTTTCTCAATTCGGTGGCGCACGCTTTCCCGGACGGCCGGCCGGGGATCATCGACATCCAGGTGCGCGAGTCCGGCAAGGACAATGTCGAGATCATCTTCTCGGACAATGGCTGCGGCATGTCGCTCGACGTCCGCCGCCGTGCCTTCGATCCATTCTTCACGACGCGGCGCGACCAGGGCGGCACCGGCCTCGGACTGCACATCGTCTACAGCATCGTGACGAACCGCCTCGGCGGGCGGCTCGATCTCGATTCCGAGCCGGGCGAGGGGACGCGCATCCAGATCATCCTGCCGCGCACCGCGCCGCTCGAGCAGGCTGCGGAATAG
- a CDS encoding SDR family oxidoreductase, which translates to MGLLDGKVALITGAGGGLGEAYAKLFAREGASVVVNDLGGPRDGSGADKSMAQLVADAIKAEGGKAVANGADISTMEGGQSVFDDAIKHFGRADILVNNAGILRDQTFSKASESDWDNVIKVHLKGTFCCTMPVFRWMRENGGGVIVNTSSTSGLIGNFGQTNYGAAKGGIWGLSNVLAIEGRKYNIRIWTLAPGALTRMTADLPRYKENPGAALGPDGIAPAVLYMVSDLSGDQTGKVLGVSGPRGVREMRMMEMDGWKPPHSGWKAQDIADHAKEIFFSEEQIKMGARRF; encoded by the coding sequence ATGGGACTACTCGACGGCAAGGTTGCGCTGATCACCGGCGCGGGCGGGGGGCTTGGTGAGGCCTACGCAAAACTGTTCGCGCGGGAAGGGGCCTCGGTCGTCGTCAACGATCTCGGCGGGCCCCGTGACGGCTCCGGCGCCGACAAGTCGATGGCGCAGCTCGTGGCGGACGCGATCAAGGCCGAGGGCGGCAAGGCGGTCGCCAACGGCGCCGACATCTCCACCATGGAGGGCGGCCAGTCGGTGTTCGACGACGCCATCAAGCATTTCGGCCGCGCCGATATCCTCGTCAACAATGCCGGCATTTTGCGCGACCAGACCTTTTCCAAGGCGTCCGAGTCCGACTGGGACAATGTGATCAAGGTGCACCTCAAAGGCACCTTTTGTTGCACCATGCCGGTGTTTCGCTGGATGCGGGAAAACGGCGGCGGCGTCATCGTCAACACCTCCTCGACCTCGGGCCTGATCGGTAATTTCGGCCAGACCAATTACGGCGCGGCCAAGGGCGGCATCTGGGGCCTGTCCAACGTGCTGGCGATCGAGGGCCGGAAGTACAACATCCGGATCTGGACACTGGCCCCGGGCGCGCTGACCCGCATGACCGCAGACCTGCCCCGCTATAAGGAGAACCCCGGCGCGGCGCTGGGGCCGGACGGCATCGCGCCGGCCGTGCTATACATGGTCAGCGACTTGTCGGGCGACCAGACCGGCAAGGTGCTGGGCGTGTCCGGGCCCCGCGGCGTGCGCGAAATGCGGATGATGGAAATGGACGGCTGGAAACCGCCGCACTCGGGCTGGAAGGCCCAGGATATCGCCGATCACGCCAAGGAGATCTTCTTCTCCGAGGAGCAGATCAAGATGGGGGCGCGACGGTTTTAG
- a CDS encoding NUDIX hydrolase, whose product MPETSASRPASTILLLRDGAKEIEVFMMVRHHQIEFNSGALVFPGGSVDAGDNEIVARADLYSGGEGLSESDRGFRIAAIRETFEESGILLARAKGAGTPIDAKRAGEIADKHRVALNEHKISFLSILADNGLQLALDTLVPYAHWITPEGMPKRFDTWFFLAAAPPDQLGAHDGRESTDSIWVSPREAVEGGESGRFKLPFPTTRNLIRLAKQGSVGAALEHARGMSVVTVMPVMTKTETGRQLRIPREAGYDGEVFEVGAVG is encoded by the coding sequence ATGCCCGAGACATCAGCATCACGCCCGGCTTCGACCATCCTTCTGCTCCGTGACGGCGCAAAGGAAATCGAAGTCTTCATGATGGTCCGCCATCATCAGATCGAGTTCAACTCGGGCGCGCTGGTGTTTCCCGGCGGCAGTGTCGATGCCGGCGACAACGAGATCGTCGCCCGTGCTGACCTCTATTCGGGCGGCGAGGGCCTGAGTGAATCGGATCGCGGTTTTCGGATCGCCGCGATCCGCGAGACCTTTGAGGAGAGCGGCATCCTGCTGGCGCGGGCGAAGGGCGCGGGCACGCCGATCGATGCCAAGCGCGCCGGCGAGATCGCCGACAAGCATCGCGTCGCCCTCAACGAGCACAAGATCAGCTTCCTGAGCATCTTGGCCGACAACGGCCTCCAGCTCGCGCTTGATACGCTCGTGCCCTACGCGCATTGGATCACGCCGGAGGGCATGCCGAAGCGGTTCGACACCTGGTTCTTCCTCGCGGCCGCACCGCCCGATCAGCTCGGCGCCCATGACGGCCGGGAGTCCACCGACTCGATCTGGGTGTCGCCGCGAGAGGCGGTGGAGGGCGGCGAGAGCGGCCGCTTCAAGCTGCCGTTCCCGACCACGCGCAACCTGATCCGCCTCGCCAAGCAGGGCAGCGTGGGCGCCGCGCTGGAGCACGCCCGCGGCATGTCGGTCGTCACGGTGATGCCGGTCATGACCAAGACCGAAACCGGCCGCCAGCTCCGCATTCCCCGCGAAGCCGGCTATGACGGCGAGGTGTTCGAGGTCGGGGCGGTCGGCTAG
- a CDS encoding DMT family transporter yields MDQGRDPNIAVELALLVALATLWGGSYTFIKLGVATIPPITLIAARTTIAGLLLLVVMWARGIRMPMDAATWQRFAFQAVLNSVIPWTLIAWGERHVDASLATILNSAGPIFTFLLTAVVTRHEVTTPRKLFGVVAGMAGILLIVGVDAFHDVGSGLVAEAAIVAATICYACAAIFGRSFKGLDPMAPAAGSLLAGAAALIPASLIVEQPWTLSPSLSSVLALLALATFSTAAAFAIYFRLIQTLGSVGTTAQAYLRVPIGVAISVAFLGETLSRTAWIGLACVVLGVAAMTIPARRPASVKTS; encoded by the coding sequence ATGGATCAGGGACGGGACCCCAACATCGCCGTCGAGCTGGCGCTGCTGGTCGCGCTCGCAACGCTCTGGGGCGGCTCCTACACCTTCATCAAGCTCGGCGTCGCCACCATTCCGCCGATCACGCTGATCGCGGCGCGCACCACGATCGCCGGGCTGCTGCTGCTCGTCGTCATGTGGGCACGCGGCATCAGGATGCCCATGGATGCCGCGACCTGGCAGCGCTTCGCGTTCCAGGCCGTACTCAACAGCGTCATCCCCTGGACGCTGATCGCCTGGGGCGAGCGTCATGTCGACGCGTCGCTCGCGACCATCCTCAACTCGGCCGGGCCGATCTTCACCTTCCTGCTCACGGCCGTCGTCACGCGCCACGAGGTGACGACGCCGCGAAAACTGTTCGGCGTGGTCGCCGGCATGGCTGGCATCCTGCTGATCGTCGGCGTCGACGCCTTCCACGACGTCGGCAGTGGCCTCGTCGCGGAGGCCGCCATCGTCGCCGCCACCATCTGCTACGCCTGCGCCGCGATCTTCGGCCGCAGCTTTAAAGGTCTCGATCCGATGGCACCGGCCGCGGGCTCGCTGCTGGCGGGCGCGGCGGCGCTGATCCCGGCCTCGCTGATCGTCGAACAGCCCTGGACGCTGTCGCCCTCGTTGAGTTCCGTGCTGGCGCTGCTCGCGCTGGCGACCTTCTCGACTGCGGCGGCGTTCGCGATCTATTTCCGCCTGATCCAGACGCTGGGCTCGGTCGGCACCACCGCACAGGCGTATCTGCGCGTGCCCATCGGGGTCGCCATCAGCGTCGCCTTCCTCGGCGAAACCCTGAGCCGGACCGCCTGGATCGGGCTTGCCTGCGTCGTCCTCGGCGTCGCCGCCATGACGATCCCGGCCCGGCGGCCGGCCAGCGTTAAAACGTCATAA
- a CDS encoding VOC family protein encodes MPVVVTWDHVHLRSPDPEATAAWLRDILGGEVVRAPGRIDVNLGGAKIFIASLEGDNAVNPPPPHPHQGLDHLGLTVKDIDAVAAEIKAKGVTFTREPTTIRPGVRICFIRGPEGISIELLERDKKYT; translated from the coding sequence ATGCCAGTCGTCGTCACCTGGGATCACGTCCATCTGCGCAGTCCCGATCCGGAGGCCACAGCAGCCTGGCTGCGGGACATCCTCGGCGGCGAGGTCGTGCGCGCACCGGGACGGATCGACGTGAATCTCGGCGGCGCAAAGATCTTCATCGCATCGCTCGAGGGCGACAACGCCGTCAACCCGCCGCCGCCACACCCGCATCAGGGCCTCGACCATCTCGGTCTCACCGTGAAGGACATCGACGCCGTCGCGGCCGAGATCAAGGCCAAGGGCGTCACCTTCACGCGCGAGCCGACCACGATCCGGCCCGGCGTGCGCATCTGCTTCATCCGCGGCCCGGAAGGCATCTCCATCGAGCTGCTCGAGCGCGACAAGAAATACACCTAA
- a CDS encoding host attachment protein — protein sequence MDKMRIDKGDWLIVCDGRKALILENLGDEMFPNLHTREVHEQPNPSTSAQGTDAPGRLNAAVGGARSSVEQTDWHDEAERAFLRNLAGRLDAAVSAGETSALTMVASPRALGMIRADYSVVVRKALQGEVGKDLVKLPVYEIEKQLLLSGAAK from the coding sequence ATGGACAAGATGAGAATAGACAAGGGTGACTGGCTGATCGTGTGCGACGGGCGCAAGGCGCTCATTCTGGAAAACCTCGGCGACGAGATGTTTCCGAACCTCCACACCCGGGAGGTGCACGAGCAGCCCAATCCCTCGACCAGTGCGCAAGGGACCGATGCGCCGGGCCGGCTGAACGCCGCCGTCGGCGGCGCGCGCAGCTCGGTCGAGCAGACCGATTGGCACGATGAGGCCGAGCGTGCCTTCCTGCGGAACCTGGCCGGCCGGCTCGATGCCGCCGTCAGCGCGGGCGAGACCTCGGCCCTGACCATGGTGGCCTCACCACGCGCGCTCGGGATGATCCGCGCCGATTATTCGGTCGTGGTGCGCAAGGCGCTTCAGGGCGAGGTCGGCAAGGACCTCGTCAAGCTGCCGGTCTACGAGATCGAGAAGCAATTGCTGCTGTCGGGCGCCGCCAAATAG
- a CDS encoding GrlR family regulatory protein, with amino-acid sequence MKNGLYSIHVNLLDGRVGKGSGVILFRDGKILGGDAYLYYTGSYVVKDDHTFKGEVLVQRHTSPRGDDNPLFGGPAPVGIGVSGTYTDTRAEMTGTALVGKASLIFGATLHKLAEAD; translated from the coding sequence ATGAAGAACGGCCTCTACTCGATTCACGTGAACCTGCTCGATGGTCGAGTCGGCAAGGGCAGCGGCGTGATTCTTTTTCGCGACGGCAAGATTCTTGGCGGCGATGCGTACCTCTATTACACCGGCAGCTACGTCGTGAAGGACGACCACACCTTCAAAGGCGAGGTGCTGGTGCAACGACACACCTCGCCGCGGGGCGATGACAATCCGCTGTTCGGCGGCCCTGCCCCGGTCGGCATCGGCGTCAGCGGGACCTACACGGACACCCGCGCGGAGATGACGGGCACAGCGCTCGTCGGCAAGGCCAGCCTGATTTTCGGCGCCACGCTGCACAAGCTCGCGGAAGCTGATTAG